Part of the Novosphingobium sp. KA1 genome is shown below.
CTACAACGGGCCGCCCCGCGCACCCGTCGTCATCCTCAACGAAAAGGTGAGCGCCCGGCTGGGCCGCGACCTCGGCAAGACCGGCGCGATCGCCGAAAAGGGCATCCGCAGCGCGCTCATCGCGCTCGGCCGCTTCGCCGGCCTGCTGCGCCTGTTCGAGGTGAAAAACGTCGAATGCGTGGCCACCGCCGCCGCGCGCGATGCAACGAACGGCCCCGAGTTCCTGGACGCGGTCCGGGCCCTCGGCCTCCACCCCCGCCTGCTCACCGGCGAGGAAGAAGCCCGCGCCAGCGCCACCGGCGTGATCGCCGCCTTCCCCGGCGCCCGCGGCGTTGCCGCCGACCTTGGCGGCGGCAGCCTCGAACTCGTCGAGATCGCCGATGGCGAAAGCTGGCACGGCGTTACCCTGCCGCTCGGCACCCTGCGGCTGCCGGACTTGCGCGCCAGGGGACCGGCCGCCTTTGCCGACACCGTGCGCGACGGCCTCAAGCGGGCCGGATGGGAACAGGGCAAGGGCCTGCCGCTCTACATCGTCGGCGGGTCCTGGCGCGCGCTCGCGCTTCAGGCCATGCGTGTGCTCGACTGGCCGGTGGACGATCCCCACGGCTTCGAACTGCCCGCCTCGCAGGCGCTCGACCTCGCCCGCGAATTCGCCAGGGGCAAGCTGGGCGACGTCGATTCGCGCACGTCCGCCTCGCGCCTCGCCTCGCTGCCCGATGCCGCCGCGCTGATGGCCGAAGTCATCACCCGCCTCAAACCGTCCAAGCTGGTGTTCTCCTCCTGGGGCCTGCGCGAAGGCCTGCTTCACGCCCAGCTCGATGCCGAGGTGCAGGCCGAGGACCCGATGCTGGCCAGCGTCGCCGCCTTTTCCGCCAGCGCCCGCGTGACGGCGGACGATGCCGTCGCCCTTGCCAGATGGACCGCTGCCGTCTGCCGCGAGGAACCGCAGGACCGCCAGCTGCGCCAGGCCTCCGGCCTGCTCGCGCTCGCCGCGATGCGCACCGAACCGAACCTGCGCACCGAAGAGGCGATGACCTGGGCCCTGCGCAAGCGCTGGATCGGCCTCGACATGCACGGCCGCGCGATGATGGCGATGACCGTCTTTGCCAATTCCGGCAAGACCGAGGTGCCGGACGCCTTCGCCCGCCTCGCCTCGAAGGAAGACCTCGACCGCGCGATCGGCTGGGGCCTCGCGGTGCGCCTCTGCCGCCGCCTGACCGGCTGCTCGCAGTCCGGCCTGTCGCAGACCTCGCTGCGGATCGAGGATGGCGCGCTGGTGCTGACGCTCTGCGAAGTGATGCGCCCGCTCTACAGCCCCGGCGTCGCCAAGGATCACAAGGCCTTGGCCGATTGGCTCGGGCTGGAGTGCGAGGTGCGCGATGCGGCGGGATTGGCGATCGTCGATTAAGGGGGAAGAGTAAAAGCTGGGGAGCATAGCCCCCCTGCGCCGCAAGGAGCGCACGACGGATAGGCTGGGCGCGACGAAGACGTTTCGAGGGTCTGGGGGATCATCCCCCAGGACTTGCCTGTATCTTTTACCCTACCAAAGTCGCACTCTCGGCAATCTGGCTGATCCCGCGCTTCCCGTCCCGCCGGTCAAGCTGGACGACGATATCGATCACCGAGGCCGCATATTCCAGCGTCTCCGCGCGCGTCAGCCCCAGACCCGTCTGCATCGACATCAGCGCGATCTGCTCCAGCGCGCCGCGCGGGGTATTCGCGTGGACGGTCGAGAACGAGCCCGGATGGCCGGTGTTGATCGCGCGCAGGAACGAAACGGTCTCACCGCCGCGCAGTTCGCCCAGCACGATGCGGTCGGGCCGCAGGCGCAGCGCCGCTTGGAGGAGGTCGTTGGCGGAGACTTTCGCCTCGCCCAGTTCGCCCTTCACCGCGATCAGGCCCACGCCGTTGGCGCCCGGCAGGTGCAATTCGGCGGTGTCCTCCACCAGCACCACGCGCTCGTGCCCGGGGATTTCGCCGAGCATGGCATTGAGGAAGGTGGTCTTGCCGGTCGAGGTGCCGCCCGAGATCAGGATCGTGCGGCGGCGGCGGATGGCGTCGCGCAG
Proteins encoded:
- a CDS encoding Ppx/GppA family phosphatase, with translation MIGISLKSEKRAIIDIGSNTVRLVIYNGPPRAPVVILNEKVSARLGRDLGKTGAIAEKGIRSALIALGRFAGLLRLFEVKNVECVATAAARDATNGPEFLDAVRALGLHPRLLTGEEEARASATGVIAAFPGARGVAADLGGGSLELVEIADGESWHGVTLPLGTLRLPDLRARGPAAFADTVRDGLKRAGWEQGKGLPLYIVGGSWRALALQAMRVLDWPVDDPHGFELPASQALDLAREFARGKLGDVDSRTSASRLASLPDAAALMAEVITRLKPSKLVFSSWGLREGLLHAQLDAEVQAEDPMLASVAAFSASARVTADDAVALARWTAAVCREEPQDRQLRQASGLLALAAMRTEPNLRTEEAMTWALRKRWIGLDMHGRAMMAMTVFANSGKTEVPDAFARLASKEDLDRAIGWGLAVRLCRRLTGCSQSGLSQTSLRIEDGALVLTLCEVMRPLYSPGVAKDHKALADWLGLECEVRDAAGLAIVD